CGGTTGAGATATGGGTGAACTCCCGGGTCAGGCCAAGTTTTTCAATAACGACCGCGGTATGCCCGCCACCTACAACCGAGAACTCAACCCGCGATGCTGCACGGAGGAGCTCGTAGGTGCCGGTCGCGTAATCGGCATCCTCAAAGACACCGGCAGGACCGTTGAAGACAACCGTCCCCGCCTTCCTGATTGCGTTTTTTAGCGCAGCAATCGCGTCCATGCCGATATCAAGGACAGGTGCGTCCTCCGGAATCTTTTTCACCGGGTATTCAGCCCTTCTGTTGTCCTGTCGAACCGCGACAAATTCCGGCATGATTACACGATCGCGGTAGCTGGCAAGGATTGCTGCCGCCTTTTTGATCTCGGGCTCATATTTCAGCTGGGCAATCAGCTGGGAGGAGGGCTTTCCGATATTGACCCCATCGGCAGACAAAAAGACATTAGCGACCACGCCGATAACAATCACATAATCCGCGATGCCGTTAGCAAGCACGTGCTGGGCGACATCGATTGAATCATCAACTTTCGTCCCGCCCAGCACCATACAGACGGGGCGTGGGGCACCGGAAAAGACTTTTGAGAGAGTAGACACTTCCTTTTCCATCAGAAGCCCCGCGGCAGACCGCATGGAAAGTGGAAGCCCGACTATCGTGGGTTGGGAGCGGTGTGCGGTGCCAAATGCATCATTCACAAAGAAGTCTGCCATACCGGCAAGCTTTTTTACGATATGGGTCTTTTTTGCATCCTCGGCCTTTAGCGTAAGGTTTTCTTCGGCATTGAACCGGACATTCTCCAGCATGATCACGTCGCCGGTTTTTGCTCCGGCGATCGCGTCGCGTGCATGCTTCCCGAAGATGCTGTCCACATATGTCACGGGACTCCCGAGGAGCTGCTCCAGCTTGTCGGCATGCGCCTGCAGTGTCGTAAAGTCCTTCTTCCCGGGCCGGCTCTGGTGGGTGATGATTACCGTCCGGCTTCCAGAAAGCGCCCTGATGGTAGGGAGATGTTCCTTGAACCGTTTATCATCAAGGATAAGATGGGAAGCAGGATCGATGGGGGAATTCAGGTCGAGCCGGAGCAGGACCGTCTTTTTCTCACAACCAAGCTCCCCGATCGTCCCGATTGCCATGACCCCGTCACCTTTTATGCCGTGCTCCGCGCCTTGATCTTTTTTAACCTGAAGAGCTCTTCTCGCTCCATCTCGTCGAGGCGCATTTTGATGAAGTCCTGGGCGGCAGTTAATTCCGGAATCACCTTAAACTCAAGTGCGTTTACTCGCCGTTTTGTCCGCTCGATCTCGTCGAGGAGGCGCTTCATGGTCGTCTCAATCTCAGCGCTCTCGATGATCGATTCAACAAGGTCTTCAAAAGCAGTCGCAGTCTCATCGATAACCGGGGATGTGCCGAGCACGCCGTAGCCCCGATCCAAAAGGCTCTTTTTTACCTTGGATGAAGATATCTCAGGTACGATTACGCCCATGATGTTCTTGCTTTTTAGTGAGATCTCCGGCATTTCCTTGACAGAGAACGCCGCTGATTTGACGCTAAGAGCCCCTTCAACGGTATTTGCATACGCCATCCTCTCGACAGCCAGATCGTATCTGGTAAGAATTTCGCCCCGGCTGTCCCTTGCCTCTGCAAGCACCTTGAAAAATTCAAGGATCAGTCCATCGCGCTTCATCTTGAGGATCTTGTAGCCGCGCTCG
Above is a genomic segment from Methanoregula sp. containing:
- a CDS encoding phosphoglycerate kinase — its product is MAIGTIGELGCEKKTVLLRLDLNSPIDPASHLILDDKRFKEHLPTIRALSGSRTVIITHQSRPGKKDFTTLQAHADKLEQLLGSPVTYVDSIFGKHARDAIAGAKTGDVIMLENVRFNAEENLTLKAEDAKKTHIVKKLAGMADFFVNDAFGTAHRSQPTIVGLPLSMRSAAGLLMEKEVSTLSKVFSGAPRPVCMVLGGTKVDDSIDVAQHVLANGIADYVIVIGVVANVFLSADGVNIGKPSSQLIAQLKYEPEIKKAAAILASYRDRVIMPEFVAVRQDNRRAEYPVKKIPEDAPVLDIGMDAIAALKNAIRKAGTVVFNGPAGVFEDADYATGTYELLRAASRVEFSVVGGGHTAVVIEKLGLTREFTHISTGGGACIEFLTGKKLPAVDALEQSKKIFG
- a CDS encoding V-type ATP synthase subunit D, yielding MALRDIKPTRSELINLKKKIKLSERGYKILKMKRDGLILEFFKVLAEARDSRGEILTRYDLAVERMAYANTVEGALSVKSAAFSVKEMPEISLKSKNIMGVIVPEISSSKVKKSLLDRGYGVLGTSPVIDETATAFEDLVESIIESAEIETTMKRLLDEIERTKRRVNALEFKVIPELTAAQDFIKMRLDEMEREELFRLKKIKARSTA